A region of the Acidimicrobiia bacterium genome:
TCGACTACGCCTCTTTGTTCGAATCGCACCTCTCTTCCAACGCAGCCCTGACCGTCGCTGCTTACGAAAAACGCGAGAGGATCGACTTCGGAGTGCTCGAAATCGGATCAGACACGCAGGTGATTTCCTTCAGAGAAAAGCCATCTGTCACTACATACATTTCTACCGGAATATATGCAGTGTCGCGAGAAGCGATATCGCTTATCCCTAAGGGACAAAAACTTGACTTTCCCGACTTTATCATGATGCTGCTGGACCGGAACATACCAGTGCGTGCCTTCTTTGTGAAAGGGGTCTGGTTGGACATAGGACGGAAGCGAGACTACGAGGAAGCCATTGACACCTACTCCAAAGACCCTGCCCGCTTTCTTCCTCCCTCGGTACTGTCGTGAAAGCTTTGGTAACCGGCGCTACAGGCTTTGTCGGAAAGCACCTAGTAGCGCGCCTCGAGCGCGAAGGAATACGCGCATTTGGATTGAGCAGCTCGGACGTCGACTTCACGGCCGATCCTTCACAGATAGAGTCCTCTCTTTTGGAGATCCTGGAGCGTACCGAAGCCGACGTGGTTTACCATGTCGCGGGGCCTAAGCCATATGCTGCACCCGAGACCTGTGACAGCATCTGCGTGATGGGTACGTCTGCGCTGCTGCGAGCACTGGACTCTATCGACGACAATATTCGCTTGGTGGCTACAGGCTCCTCTGCAGAGTACGGCTGCTCAATCAGGCCTAGAGAACGTATCTCCGAGGAGTACCCCCCTCGGCCATCGACTGCTTACGGAAATGCTAAGCTCCGACAGACCGAGGCCGTCCTGGGATGGGGTGGGGTGGTCCTGCGTCTTTTCAACTGCTTAGGACCCGGGCAGGGCGACGACGTGGTGGCCGGTCGTATCGTCCGCCAGATCGCCTCGGACGTCGACCGCCTGGCAATAAGAGAGACCGCTTCAAAGCGGGACTTTCTCGATGTCCGCGATGCCGTAGATGCCTTATGGCTGGCCGCCACGAAACTTCCACCCGGCGTTTACAACGTGTGCTCTGGGAGGGCTACCGGAATCGATGAGCTGATCAATGTCGCCTTCGAGGCGGCTGGGATCAAGCCTTTACCTATTGATGTAGAGATGCCCGAGAGCGAAGGCTCCTACCAGTGTGGAGATCCCACAAAGCTGGAATCTTTCGGATGGATGCGCCGCTATGAGCTCGTAGAATCGCTCAGAGATGCCATAGAGTACGAACGAAGGCGCCTACAGAAAGGGGTCTCACTCTCTTCTTCAGATCTTAGAAACGAGTGATTCTCCGCACTTTTTTGCAATAGGCGATGGATGCTGTCGCTAGCCTCTGCTACCATGACTTCGCTTTATTCCGTTGCCCCTGCCCCATCGAGGCGAGCCAGCCGGAGCGCAAGCCCGGTGAGAATATCGATGCAAAGAGGTCCGGCAGGGCCGAGAGGAGGTTCGCCAATGATGAGGCCACCTGTTTTAGCAGGCGTCCTAAGGAGCACAGTTGCGTTCATACGAAATACTTCTCATGTACCCTGGTACCCTCGGCCCAGAAGAGGTCGACCATATCACCAAAAGGGTATTCGACCAAGCGTCCTCGCTCGGCGTTGAACTAGAGAATATAGAAAGGTGGCCAAAGCGGCGCTTTGCCTACGAGGTGAAGCATCACACCGAAGGCTACTACTGTGACGTTAAATTCAAAGCCACGCCGGAGGGGCTGCGAGAGCTCGACCGCTTGTTTCGCCTCGAAGACTCGGTACTCAGGCACAAGGTGACTTCTAGAGTTGAAAAGACATCGAAGACTTCGCGGGTGCCTGTTACCCCTCCGGACAGCACGGACTCGAAAAACGAGACAAACTAAATACGTTTGGCTCTCTGGGCGCGAGAGGTGGAGAGATGGCAGCCAACAACACCGTTCTGATCGTAGGAAATTTGACCGACGATCCAAACCTGCGGATCACACCGCAGGGTCAGAACTTGACGCGATTTTCTGTAGCAGTCAACAGAAGATGGCAAGATCGGACTACCGGAGAGTGGAAAGAGGAAACTAGTTACTTTCCGTGCACAGTCTGGCGAGATCAGGCAGAGAACGTCGCTCACACCTTCAAGAAGGGTATGCGCGTGATCGTAGCGGGCAGACTGCAACAGCGCAGTTGGGAGACGCCCGAAGGTGAGCAGCGCTCGATGGTGGAAATACTGGTAGAAGAGTGTGGGCCAAGTCTTCGTTGGGCAACAGCAGAAGTTAGCAAGACTTCAAGGTGGAGCGAGGGAGCTTCGCCCGAGGGTGACTTCGATACCGACCCATTGGCCCCATCCCCAGAGGAGTAGGAGGAGCGAGAAATTTTTAGCGGCGAGGAGTGTTGAGCAATGGCCCGGAAACTTGACAAGCGCAAAGACAAACGCAAAACGAAAATCGGGGATGCATCCGGCTTTCGGCGAAAAAAGCGGCCCTGCATCATCTGTAAACAGGGAATGGACTACATAGATTACAAAGACGTCGCTTTGTTGCGAAGGTTCATCTCAGAGCGGGGCAAGATACGAGCGAGACGAGTGACCGGGTGCTGCGCCAAGCATCAACACGAAGTGTCCGTTGCGATCAAGAATGCCCGAGAGATGGCGTTGCTTCCATATATGACAAAGTAGTCGTCTGACAGTAAGAGAGTGTCGCTGCTCATGCGCGCAACGAGCAAAGTTCAAGACTTGGTTTTGATCATTGCAAGAGCAGAGCANNNNNNNNNNNNNNNNNNNNNNNNNNNNNNNNNNNNNNNNNNNNNNNNNNNNNNNNNNNNNNNNNNNNNNNNNNNNNNNNNNNNNNNNNNNNNNNNNCGGTAAGAGAGTGTCGCTGCTCATGCGCGCAACGAGCAAAGTTCAAGACTTGGTTTTGATCATTGCAAGAGCAGAGCAGATGCGGGCGAGAGGGACGAGACAGACATGAAGATAGTTCTCACCCAGGACGTGGCAAGCCTAGGAACCAAGGGTTCTATTGTTTCGGTAGCGGATGGGTACGCTCGCAACTACTTAATTCCCCGCGGATTCGCAATTCGTGCTACCAAAGGAGCCATCAAGCAGGCAGAAGACATGAAACGAGCCAGGGAAGCGGCGGAGGCACGAGCGAGAGCTCAAGCCGAGTCGATTCGGAGCTCCCTTGAAGGCTTCGTGTTGAAAGTCCCGGCACGAGTGGGTAAAGGGGGGAAGCTCTTTGGGTCCGTTACTCCGGCGGACATTGCCTCGGCCCTGTTCACAGAGAAACAGGTGGAAGTAGACCGAAAGCATATAGAGCTAGCAGAGCCCATTA
Encoded here:
- a CDS encoding nucleoside-diphosphate-sugar pyrophosphorylase, whose translation is MPSDSARSESAPRVAVVFAGGEGTRLQPYTTVLPKPLMPLGDKPIIEIILRQLGAAGFEEVILAVGYLAELIQTFVGNGHRFGVRVRYSMEVNRLGTAGPLSQIDDLPDDFLVMNGDVLSDLDYASLFESHLSSNAALTVAAYEKRERIDFGVLEIGSDTQVISFREKPSVTTYISTGIYAVSREAISLIPKGQKLDFPDFIMMLLDRNIPVRAFFVKGVWLDIGRKRDYEEAIDTYSKDPARFLPPSVLS
- the rpsF gene encoding 30S ribosomal protein S6 → MYPGTLGPEEVDHITKRVFDQASSLGVELENIERWPKRRFAYEVKHHTEGYYCDVKFKATPEGLRELDRLFRLEDSVLRHKVTSRVEKTSKTSRVPVTPPDSTDSKNETN
- a CDS encoding single-stranded DNA-binding protein, producing the protein MAANNTVLIVGNLTDDPNLRITPQGQNLTRFSVAVNRRWQDRTTGEWKEETSYFPCTVWRDQAENVAHTFKKGMRVIVAGRLQQRSWETPEGEQRSMVEILVEECGPSLRWATAEVSKTSRWSEGASPEGDFDTDPLAPSPEE
- the rpsR gene encoding 30S ribosomal protein S18, whose translation is MARKLDKRKDKRKTKIGDASGFRRKKRPCIICKQGMDYIDYKDVALLRRFISERGKIRARRVTGCCAKHQHEVSVAIKNAREMALLPYMTK
- a CDS encoding 50S ribosomal protein L9 — translated: MKIVLTQDVASLGTKGSIVSVADGYARNYLIPRGFAIRATKGAIKQAEDMKRAREAAEARARAQAESIRSSLEGFVLKVPARVGKGGKLFGSVTPADIASALFTEKQVEVDRKHIELAEPIRQVGDYEVTIKLHPEVVCKISVSVREE